The following proteins are encoded in a genomic region of Alnus glutinosa chromosome 8, dhAlnGlut1.1, whole genome shotgun sequence:
- the LOC133875126 gene encoding uncharacterized protein LOC133875126, translating into MATQEFVFEVHYGGHIDRRFMNSYVGGDVDVYKTDVIPHDRVSFSVVEDIAKRYGYKSGDLIYYLLPGCTLRNGLKLITSNFDVNEMVQAHLGLPIVELYINSFNASIPDIDEGNDEDDNDNDDDDDERGYSRIERDDPYWEEVNEPDLFVDNDDVHDDVPGPSMGRGGEESDESDEGEEEGDEEEGDEDEGRGVDHTNSGFDYDEDANSDMPRSNILTSPPISDDEYEVTSQRRHVTEPSEFQMADMGNTEFVVGQKFSSIQVFRNAVRETNVNMGKDVKFRRNYLAKCIVVCSDTRCKYRIYGRKCKDEESFEVRSVQSVHKCRRKHSNFILKSSWIADKLIEKFRAQPNMPVKAMVETVKERWGVDVKEHRLYRARRLAKDKIRGSVNDQYKKLWDFCETIRRTNIGSCVMMKIKRPLPDKPAKFQRLYFSLAAMKSGFLAVVGPSLGWMGAS; encoded by the coding sequence aTGGCTACACAAGAGTTCGTATTTGAGGTGCATTATGGAGGTCATATAGATAGGAGGTTCATGAATTCATATGTTGGGGGAGATGTTGATGTGTACAAGACGGATGTCATTCCACATGATAGGGTGTCATTTTCAGTTGTAGAGGATATTGCTAAAAGATATGGGTACAAATCCGGGGACTTGATTTATTACTTACTGCCAGGGTGTACTCTTCGAAATGGGTTGAAATTAATCACATCGAACTTTGATGTAAATGAAATGGTTCAAGCCCACTTGGGTTTACCAATTGTTGAGTTGTACATCAACTCATTTAATGCCTCCATACCTGACATTGATGAGGGTAATGATGAAGATGATAATGATAatgacgatgatgatgatgagaggGGGTATTCTAGGATCGAGCGTGACgatccatattgggaagaggTAAATGAACCGGATCTGTTTGTGGATAATGAtgatgttcatgatgatgttcCTGGGCCATCTATGGGGAGGGGGGGCGAAGAGAGCGATGAAAGTGATGAGGGTGAAGAGGAAGGTGATGAAGAGGAAGGTGATGAAGACGAAGGTAGGGGAGTCGACCATACTAACAGTGGATTTGATTATGATGAAGATGCAAACTCAGACATGCCACGCAGTAACATTCTTACATCTCCTCCCATAAGTGATGATGAGTATGAGGTGACCTCCCAGAGGAGACATGTGACAGAGCCTTCTGAGTTCCAAATGGCTGACATGGGTAACACAGAGTTTGTGGTGGGTCAAAAATTTTCGTCAATCCAGGTTTTCAGAAATGCAGTTAGAGAGACTAATGTAAACATGGGGAAGGATGTAAAGTTTAGGAGGAATTACCTTGCGAAATGTATAGTGGTATGCAGTGATACGCGTTGCAAATATAGGATTTATGGGCGCAAGTGCAAGGATGAGGAATCCTTTGAAGTTCGATCAGTTCAGTCCGTACACAAATGTAGGAGGAAACacagtaattttattttgaaatcgtCTTGGATTGCAGATAAGTTGATTGAGAAGTTCAGAGCACAACCCAACATGCCTGTAAAGGCAATGGTAGAGACAGTGAAAGAAAGATGGGGTGTAGATGTGAAGGAGCATAGGTTGTATCGGGCTCGGAGACTTGCAAAAGACAAGATACGTGGCAGTGTGAACGACCAGTACAAGAAGTTGTGGGACTTTTGTGAGACAATCAGGAGAACAAATATTGGCAGTTGCGTAATGATGAAAATAAAGAGGCCATTACCCGATAAGCCCGCAAAATTTCAAAGGTTGTACTTCTCCTTAGCCGCCATGAAAAGCGGTTTTCTTGCTGTTGTAGGCCCATCATTGGGTTGGATGGGTGCTTCTTGA
- the LOC133875127 gene encoding uncharacterized protein LOC133875127 yields MYPVACAVVEAEVKDSWTWFLETLLSDLGAPPAEGWTFISDRQKGLVPSLEVVAPGAEHRICCRHLYANYRDVGHRGLALKEKLWSAAAAYTEAEWSIQMDELKRISPDAYDYLSKIDPSTWTRAWFSTFPKCDLVVNNLSECFNAWIVKQRDLPIISLMEMLRIKLMKRYQKKREGITKMDGRICPKILERLDELSQDASHCNCVYAGDGFFEVTDKQKQHVVNLVRRTCGCRQWDMTGIPCAHAICAIWKDSADPVDYVSDWYTVDMLKKAYEHVVYPMPSEEQWTKTNGVHVDPPVVRIQPGRPRVVRTRGPEEPKNQYRIRKGGVTMRCSRCRGTGHNLRTCPRIRIEAVNYRGPRRSEVQSTEPNHHSTVDSEPPSIVHHTPQTTVASLSRGRGKGRGRGRGRGRGTGQSQPQPQPHTLHQPQPSPHANAWFPSTVNTVRGYGPHSQSQPRTHANVISQGTVNTVRMYGPSSVQPHSQSQPQPQTNAFSHGNVNTVRLYGPPTPSQSQSQPTTIFQGTVNTVRLYGPPTPLGNSQPGGSTQPTVSSQPFNPISSKPVTRSQKIIPTVEKAIGVLEANQRKRKKPEWQKY; encoded by the exons ATGTATCCAGTGGCTTGTGCAGTGGTAGAAGCAGAAGTCAAAGACAGTTGGACTTGGTTTTTAGAGACTTTGCTATCGGATCTTGGCGCCCCCCCTGCAGAGGGATGGACATTTATTTCTGATCGTCAGAAG GGTCTGGTCCCGAGTTTGGAAGTGGTGGCTCCCGGTGCTGAGCATCGGATTTGTTGTAGACATTTGTATGCAAACTACAGAGATGTAGGTCACAGAGGTTTGGCATTGAAGGAGAAGCTCTGGAGCGCGGCTGCCGCTTACACAGAGGCTGAGTGGTCTATACAAATGGACGAACTAAAGCGGATAAGTCCGGATGCGTATGATTACCTGTCCAAGATTGACCCAAGTACGTGGACAAGGGCTTGGTTCAGTACCTTCCCTAAGTGCGATTTAGTTGTGAACAACCTCTCAGAATGTTTCAATGCTTGGATTGTGAAACAGCGTGATCTACCAATAATATCGTTGATGGAAATGTTGAGAATAAAATTGATGAAGAGATACCAAAAAAAGCGAGAAGGCATTACAAAAATGGATGGCAGGATTTGTCCAAAAATTTTGGAACGGTTAGATGAACTCTCACAAGATGCTTCTCATTGCAATTGCGTGTATGCTGGGGATGGGTTTTTTGAAGTGACAGACAAACAGAAACAACATGTGGTTAACTTGGTTAGAAGAACATGTGGGTGTAGACAATGGGACATGACGGGAATCCCATGTGCACACGCAATATGTGCAATATGGAAAGATAGTGCAGACCCTGTTGACTATGTTTCTGATTGGTATACTGTGGATATGCTGAAAAAGGCATATGAACATGTCGTGTATCCCATGCCTAGTGAAGAACAGTGGACTAAGACAAATGGCGTGCATGTAGACCCACCAGTGGTTAGAATACAACCTGGAAGGCCGAGAGTAGTGAGGACCAGAGGACCAGAGGAGCCCAAAAATCAATACAGGATAAGGAAGGGTGGGGTTACTATGAGATGTTCCAGATGTAGGGGTACTGGACATAACCTAAGAACATGTCCCCGCATAAGAATAGAAGCAGTTAATTATAGAGGACCTCGTAGGAGTGAG GTGCAATCTACTGAACCGAATCACCATTCTACAGTTGATTCTGAACCG CCCTCAATTGTCCATCACACCCCACAAACCACTGTTGCATCATTGTCTAGAGGAAGGGGTAAGGGAAGGGGTAGGGGTAGAGGTAGAGGTAGAGGAACTGGTCAGTCACAGCCACAACCACAGCCACATACTCTGCATCAACCGCAGCCTTCGCCTCATGCCAATGCTTGG TTTCCAAGTACCGTCAACACGGTCCGGGGGTATGGACCGCATTCGCAGTCACAGCCTCGGACCCATGCCAATGTTATT TCTCAAGGAACTGTGAACACAGTAAGGATGTATGGACCCTCGTCAGTACAGCCGCATTCTCAGTCACAACCTCAGCCTCAGACTAATGCTTTT TCTCATGGTAATGTCAACACAGTTAGATTATATGGACCCCCTACACCATCACAGTCACAGTCACAGCCAACAACTATT TTTCAAGGTACTGTCAACACTGTCAGATTGTATGGACCCCCTACACCATTAGGGAACTCTCAGCCAGGAGGGTCTACTCAGCCAACAGTGTCTTCTCAGCCATTCAACCCAATTTCATCAAAGCCTGTTACTAGAAGTCAAAAGATTATTCCAACAGTGGAGAAGGCAATTGGCGTACTTGAGGCCAAtcagagaaagaggaagaagccggAATGGCAAAAATATTAG